Proteins found in one Falsirhodobacter algicola genomic segment:
- a CDS encoding glutamine synthetase family protein, which translates to MTTDPSEAEAFLAAHPEVEAVDVVLHDANGVGRGKIIRRHELPALFAQGRLLPASVLGLDICGEDVHETGLIWDTGDGDVRAWPVPGTLVPLHGTRRAEVLMTVHTLDGHPMGADPRHALARQIASMAEEGLHPAGAFELEFFLLDNDRDAAGQVQPARAVLDGRVSRRTEVYSVDHLHGMMPLFDAIYAGAEAAGIRAETMISEFAPGQYELTLRYRHDVLQAADDLIRLKRIVRAQARAMGVTACFMAKPMADSAGSGMHLHVSAYDDRGRNAFAETGPGWSDRLLHAIGGLKATMAESMLVFAPHANSWRRFAAQSYAPVSASWGVNNRSVALRIPESPPSARRIEHRPAGVDANPYLVAATVLAGIRHGLSACIDPGAEVSGNGYDLPPDPDLPADWRAAIERAEGSAFLRDALGPEMHRTFCAVKRAEWARVARTIADVDYDLYLHA; encoded by the coding sequence ATGACGACCGACCCCAGCGAAGCCGAAGCCTTCCTTGCCGCCCATCCCGAGGTGGAGGCGGTCGATGTCGTGCTGCACGATGCCAACGGCGTCGGGCGCGGCAAGATCATCCGCCGCCACGAACTGCCCGCGCTGTTCGCGCAGGGGCGGCTGCTGCCGGCCTCGGTCCTCGGGCTGGATATCTGCGGCGAGGATGTGCACGAAACCGGGCTGATCTGGGACACCGGCGACGGCGATGTGCGGGCATGGCCGGTGCCGGGCACGCTGGTGCCGCTGCATGGCACGCGCCGGGCCGAGGTGCTGATGACCGTCCACACGCTGGACGGACATCCCATGGGCGCCGATCCGCGCCACGCGCTGGCCCGTCAGATCGCGTCGATGGCCGAAGAGGGCCTGCACCCCGCCGGCGCGTTCGAGCTGGAGTTCTTTCTGCTGGACAACGACCGCGACGCGGCGGGGCAGGTTCAGCCCGCCCGCGCCGTTCTGGACGGGCGCGTCAGCCGCCGGACCGAGGTCTATTCCGTCGATCATCTGCACGGGATGATGCCGCTCTTCGATGCGATCTATGCCGGGGCCGAGGCGGCGGGCATCCGGGCCGAGACGATGATCTCCGAATTCGCGCCGGGGCAGTACGAACTGACGCTGCGCTATCGCCATGACGTGCTGCAGGCGGCGGATGATCTGATCCGGCTGAAGCGGATCGTGCGGGCGCAGGCGCGCGCGATGGGCGTCACCGCCTGCTTCATGGCCAAGCCCATGGCCGATTCCGCAGGCTCGGGGATGCATCTGCATGTTTCGGCCTATGACGATCGGGGGCGCAACGCCTTTGCCGAAACCGGGCCCGGATGGTCGGACCGGCTGCTGCATGCGATCGGCGGGCTGAAGGCGACGATGGCCGAATCCATGCTGGTCTTCGCGCCCCACGCCAATTCGTGGCGCCGCTTCGCCGCGCAGAGCTATGCCCCCGTTTCGGCCAGTTGGGGGGTCAACAACCGCTCCGTCGCGCTGCGCATTCCCGAAAGCCCGCCCTCCGCGCGGCGGATCGAGCATCGCCCCGCCGGGGTCGATGCCAACCCCTATCTCGTGGCGGCGACGGTGCTGGCGGGCATCCGCCACGGCCTTTCAGCGTGCATCGATCCGGGGGCGGAGGTGTCGGGCAACGGCTATGACCTGCCCCCCGATCCGGACCTGCCCGCCGATTGGCGCGCCGCGATCGAACGGGCCGAAGGGTCGGCCTTCTTGCGCGATGCCTTGGGGCCGGAAATGCACCGCACCTTCTGCGCCGTCAAACGGGCGGAATGGGCGCGCGTGGCGCGCACCAT
- a CDS encoding cation diffusion facilitator family transporter: protein MRDAARLAMRTGAASCIVAAVLVGLKLWAVAETGALSIAASLADSAIDLMVSLGAMTAIIYAQRPADEDHAFGHSSAEDIAALAQAVFIAVSALVIAAAAVMRLLADAPPPLADERQGIAVMTISILMTLALVWWQGHVARRTGNRVIAADRLHYLGDLVPNIGAIVALVAAGPLGLPQIDSVVALAAAVMMLIGAAGIGRGAFDALMDRQADPEVLEGIATLAAAWPGVRGFHDLKSRTAGSRIFINLHLELDGDLSLREAHDIGAGLKRTILLAYPQTDVIIHKDVAEESR, encoded by the coding sequence ATGCGCGACGCGGCCCGCCTTGCGATGCGGACGGGTGCGGCCTCCTGCATCGTGGCGGCGGTGCTGGTGGGGCTGAAGCTCTGGGCCGTGGCCGAGACGGGGGCGCTCTCCATCGCGGCATCGCTGGCCGACAGTGCGATCGACCTCATGGTCTCGCTCGGGGCGATGACGGCGATCATCTATGCTCAGCGGCCCGCCGACGAGGATCACGCCTTCGGCCATTCCTCGGCCGAGGATATCGCCGCGCTGGCGCAGGCGGTGTTCATCGCCGTGTCGGCGCTGGTGATCGCGGCGGCGGCGGTGATGCGCCTTCTGGCCGATGCGCCGCCCCCGCTGGCGGATGAACGGCAAGGGATCGCGGTGATGACGATCTCCATCCTGATGACGCTGGCGCTGGTGTGGTGGCAGGGCCATGTGGCGCGGCGGACGGGCAACCGCGTGATCGCGGCGGACCGGCTGCATTATCTGGGCGATCTGGTGCCCAATATCGGGGCGATCGTCGCGCTGGTGGCGGCGGGGCCGCTGGGCCTGCCGCAGATCGACAGCGTGGTGGCGCTGGCGGCGGCGGTGATGATGCTGATCGGGGCGGCTGGCATCGGCCGGGGCGCGTTCGATGCGCTGATGGACCGGCAGGCCGACCCCGAGGTGCTGGAGGGCATCGCCACCCTTGCCGCCGCATGGCCGGGCGTGCGCGGCTTTCACGATCTGAAATCGCGCACCGCCGGCAGCCGCATCTTCATCAACCTGCATCTGGAACTGGACGGCGATCTGTCCCTGCGCGAAGCTCATGACATCGGCGCCGGGCTGAAGCGGACGATCCTGCTTGCCTATCCGCAGACCGACGTGATCATCCACAAGGACGTGGCCGAGGAGAGCCGATGA
- a CDS encoding SH3 domain-containing protein, translating into MTRILRCVLVAASLMTGAAAAQDPAPDPSVGAVTNLPLPRYVTLKTSEGNARRGPGLTHRIDWVFTRNGMPLKITAEYGHWRRVEDSEGAGGWMHYALLSGTRSALVTADLAELHSRPNADSAVVLKAEKDVIGALQECNIDWCRLRIQGEEGWISKDDIWGVGADEVLD; encoded by the coding sequence ATGACCCGGATCCTGCGCTGCGTCCTTGTCGCGGCAAGCCTCATGACCGGCGCGGCCGCCGCGCAGGATCCCGCCCCGGACCCGTCGGTCGGCGCGGTCACGAACCTGCCCCTGCCCCGCTACGTCACCCTGAAGACGAGCGAGGGCAACGCCCGGCGCGGTCCGGGCCTGACCCATCGCATCGACTGGGTGTTCACCCGCAACGGCATGCCGCTGAAGATCACCGCCGAATACGGCCATTGGCGCCGGGTGGAGGATTCCGAGGGCGCGGGCGGCTGGATGCATTACGCGCTGCTGTCCGGCACGCGCAGCGCGCTCGTCACCGCCGATCTCGCCGAACTTCATTCCCGGCCCAACGCCGACAGCGCCGTCGTGTTGAAGGCCGAGAAGGACGTGATCGGCGCCCTTCAGGAATGCAACATCGACTGGTGCCGCCTGCGCATTCAAGGCGAGGAAGGCTGGATCAGCAAGGACGACATCTGGGGCGTCGGCGCCGACGAGGTGCTGGACTGA
- a CDS encoding 2-hydroxyacid dehydrogenase — MTLTVLFSARPALWDDYRTVLPAALSAEGIAARLVRMADPAEVDYIVYAPNDDLTDFAPFTRAKAVLSLFAGVERIVGNPTLTQPLCRMVDPALCEGMVEWVTAQVLRHHLWLDRNIGRRAWVQEAPPLARDRRVTMLGLGELGLAAARMLRALNFRVTGWSRSPKTDAGFPTFHGEDGLKPALEGAEIVVTLLPDTPATRGILDARSLGWLAPGAAVINPGRGPLIEDAALLAALDAGQVGHATLDVFHTEPLPPEHPFWARADVTVSPHIAAVSRPATAATVIAANIRRAEAGETLLHRVDRARGY, encoded by the coding sequence ATGACCCTGACCGTCCTCTTTTCCGCCAGGCCCGCCCTGTGGGACGACTATCGCACCGTCCTGCCTGCGGCCCTGTCGGCGGAAGGGATCGCGGCGCGGCTGGTGCGCATGGCGGACCCCGCCGAGGTCGATTACATCGTCTATGCCCCCAATGACGATCTGACCGATTTCGCGCCCTTCACCCGCGCCAAGGCCGTCCTCAGCCTCTTTGCCGGGGTGGAGCGGATCGTGGGCAACCCCACCCTGACGCAGCCGCTGTGCCGCATGGTCGATCCCGCCCTGTGCGAGGGGATGGTGGAATGGGTGACGGCGCAGGTGCTGCGCCACCACCTCTGGCTGGATCGGAACATCGGGCGCCGCGCATGGGTGCAGGAGGCCCCTCCCCTCGCCCGCGATCGCCGCGTAACGATGCTGGGCCTTGGCGAGTTGGGCCTTGCCGCCGCCCGGATGCTGCGCGCGCTGAATTTCCGCGTGACGGGATGGAGCCGCAGTCCGAAAACGGATGCCGGCTTTCCGACCTTCCACGGCGAGGACGGGCTGAAACCGGCGCTGGAGGGGGCGGAGATCGTGGTGACGCTGCTGCCCGACACGCCCGCCACGCGCGGCATCCTCGATGCGCGCAGCCTCGGCTGGCTGGCGCCGGGCGCGGCCGTCATCAATCCCGGCCGCGGCCCGCTGATCGAGGATGCGGCCCTGCTGGCGGCGCTGGATGCGGGCCAAGTCGGCCATGCCACGCTGGACGTGTTCCACACCGAACCGCTGCCGCCCGAACATCCGTTCTGGGCGCGGGCCGATGTCACCGTCTCGCCCCATATCGCGGCGGTGTCCCGCCCCGCCACCGCCGCCACGGTCATCGCCGCCAATATCCGGCGGGCCGAAGCGGGCGAGACGCTGCTGCACCGGGTGGACCGGGCGCGCGGTTACTGA
- the rodA gene encoding rod shape-determining protein RodA, with protein sequence MSFLEYRIQTVPSGLRKVLYLNWPLVLLLSSVCAVGWLMLYSVAGGNIALWAEPQMKRFAVGLGIMLMVAMVPIWFWRNVSAVAYLLSVALLVAVDVMGHVGMGAQRWLNLGFIMLQPSELMKIALVMMLAAYYDWLDPRRVSRPLWVAVPVLLILLPMGLVMVQPDLGTAILLMLGGAVVMFCAGVSWIYFAVVIGAAVGLVTVVLMSRGTTWQLLRDYQFARIDTFLDPSTDPLGAGYHITQAKIALGSGGWTGRGFMQGTQSRLNFLPEKHTDFIFTVVAEEFGFVGACSLLALYVLIIAFCISSAVQMKDRFASLVTLGIAASFFFLFAVNMLMVMGLAPVVGVPLPLVSYGGSAMMVLLTAFGIVQSAHVHRAR encoded by the coding sequence ATGAGCTTTCTGGAATACCGCATCCAGACCGTCCCGAGCGGTCTGCGCAAGGTGCTCTATCTGAACTGGCCGCTGGTGCTGCTGCTGTCCTCGGTCTGCGCGGTGGGCTGGCTGATGCTCTATTCCGTGGCGGGCGGCAACATCGCCCTCTGGGCCGAGCCGCAGATGAAGCGTTTCGCCGTCGGCCTCGGCATCATGCTGATGGTGGCGATGGTGCCGATCTGGTTCTGGCGCAACGTCTCGGCGGTGGCCTATCTGCTGTCGGTCGCGCTGCTGGTGGCGGTGGACGTGATGGGCCATGTCGGCATGGGGGCGCAGCGGTGGCTGAACCTCGGGTTCATCATGCTTCAACCGTCCGAGCTGATGAAGATCGCCCTCGTGATGATGCTGGCGGCCTATTACGACTGGCTGGACCCGCGGCGCGTGTCGCGCCCGCTTTGGGTGGCGGTGCCGGTGCTGCTGATCCTGCTGCCGATGGGCCTCGTGATGGTGCAGCCCGATCTTGGGACGGCGATCCTGCTGATGCTGGGCGGGGCGGTGGTGATGTTCTGCGCCGGGGTCAGCTGGATCTATTTCGCGGTGGTGATCGGCGCGGCGGTCGGCCTCGTGACCGTGGTGCTGATGAGCCGGGGAACGACGTGGCAGCTTCTGCGCGATTATCAGTTCGCGCGGATCGACACCTTCCTCGATCCCTCCACCGATCCGCTCGGGGCGGGCTATCACATCACGCAGGCCAAGATCGCCCTCGGCTCGGGCGGGTGGACGGGGCGCGGCTTTATGCAGGGCACACAGAGCCGGCTGAACTTCCTGCCCGAAAAGCATACCGACTTCATCTTCACCGTCGTCGCCGAGGAATTCGGCTTCGTCGGCGCCTGCTCGCTCCTTGCGCTCTATGTCCTCATCATCGCGTTCTGCATCTCTTCGGCGGTGCAGATGAAGGACCGTTTCGCTTCCCTCGTCACGCTCGGGATCGCGGCGTCGTTCTTCTTCCTCTTTGCCGTCAACATGCTGATGGTGATGGGCCTTGCGCCCGTTGTCGGCGTGCCGCTGCCGCTGGTCAGCTATGGCGGTTCGGCGATGATGGTGTTGCTGACCGCCTTCGGGATCGTGCAAAGTGCGCATGTCCACCGCGCACGCTAG
- the mrdA gene encoding penicillin-binding protein 2 — MKRIAHRDSDQSTRKITRRALCLGGAMSAVVAVLGARLRYMQVDEADQYRMLAEENRVSIRLIPPNRGQIFDRHGRLIAGNEQNYRVIITREDAGDVNEVLHRLQRVIPLSENDIARVEGEAKKRSAFVPLIVADRISWDEMSRVAVNAPSLPGVTPEVGQSRIYPLDTDFAHVVGYVGPVSERDLAAQEVPDPLLQIPQFQIGKVGVETWQEDRLRGHAGTRRIEVNAVGRVMRELDRMEGEAGADLHLTIDAEVQNFAQVRLGQESASVVAMDVTNGNLLAVASAPSFNPNLFVRGISYGDYAELTGNDHRPLSNKAVSGAYPPGSTFKVITGLAALEAGVIDANTTVYCPGYYDYGGRRFHCHSRWGHGHLNLDGAMGKSCDVYFYDVSQRVGIDKMAEVGRRMGLGQRHDLPMSAIIEGVVPNKAWKQASYGQDWRIGDTINASIGQGYVLASPLQLAVMTARLASGRAVKPRLIHAIGDKEVPIEEAPPLDFDPAMLRQVRHGMHTVSNTFGMTGYSSRIVDPALTMAGKSGTSQVRNISTAERASGVIGNDQLPWNRRDHALYIGFAPYDAPKVAVACVVEHGGGGSAVAAPIVRDILLRILTGGMPPLSAYPADQRGRIGTALSEMRLRDFGTLASAGGTRGRA, encoded by the coding sequence GTGAAACGTATCGCGCATCGCGACAGCGACCAGAGCACCCGCAAGATCACCCGCCGCGCCCTGTGCCTCGGCGGGGCGATGTCGGCCGTGGTGGCCGTCCTCGGGGCGCGCCTGCGGTACATGCAGGTGGACGAGGCCGATCAGTACCGCATGCTGGCCGAGGAGAACCGCGTCTCCATCCGGCTGATCCCGCCGAACCGCGGCCAGATCTTCGACCGGCACGGCCGCCTGATCGCCGGGAACGAGCAGAACTACCGCGTCATCATCACGCGCGAGGATGCGGGCGATGTGAACGAGGTGCTGCACCGCCTGCAGCGCGTCATCCCGCTGAGCGAGAACGACATCGCCCGGGTGGAGGGCGAGGCGAAGAAGCGGTCGGCCTTCGTGCCGCTGATCGTGGCCGATCGCATCAGCTGGGACGAGATGTCCCGCGTGGCGGTCAACGCGCCCTCGCTGCCCGGTGTCACCCCCGAGGTGGGGCAGTCGCGCATCTATCCGCTCGATACCGATTTCGCGCATGTCGTCGGCTATGTCGGCCCCGTGTCGGAGCGCGATCTCGCCGCCCAAGAGGTGCCGGACCCGCTGCTGCAGATCCCGCAGTTCCAGATCGGCAAGGTCGGCGTGGAGACATGGCAGGAGGACCGCCTGCGCGGCCATGCCGGCACCCGCCGCATCGAGGTGAACGCCGTCGGCCGCGTCATGCGCGAGCTGGACCGGATGGAGGGCGAGGCCGGGGCCGACCTGCATCTGACCATCGACGCCGAGGTGCAGAACTTCGCGCAGGTGCGGCTGGGGCAGGAAAGCGCCTCGGTCGTGGCGATGGATGTGACGAACGGCAACCTTCTGGCCGTCGCATCGGCGCCCTCGTTCAACCCCAACCTGTTCGTGCGCGGCATCTCCTATGGCGATTATGCCGAACTGACGGGCAACGATCACCGCCCGCTGTCGAACAAGGCCGTGTCGGGGGCCTATCCGCCGGGATCGACGTTCAAGGTCATCACCGGCCTTGCGGCGCTGGAGGCGGGGGTGATCGACGCGAACACCACCGTCTATTGTCCGGGCTATTACGATTACGGCGGGCGGCGCTTCCACTGCCATTCCCGCTGGGGCCATGGGCACCTGAACCTCGATGGGGCGATGGGCAAGAGCTGCGACGTGTATTTCTACGACGTGTCGCAGCGGGTCGGCATCGACAAGATGGCCGAGGTCGGTCGCCGCATGGGCCTTGGCCAGCGCCACGATCTGCCCATGTCCGCCATCATCGAAGGCGTGGTGCCGAACAAGGCGTGGAAACAGGCCAGCTACGGTCAGGATTGGCGCATCGGCGATACGATCAACGCCTCCATCGGGCAGGGCTATGTGCTCGCCTCGCCTTTGCAACTGGCGGTGATGACGGCGCGGCTGGCCTCGGGGCGGGCGGTGAAGCCGCGGCTGATCCATGCGATCGGCGACAAGGAGGTCCCGATCGAGGAGGCCCCTCCCCTCGATTTCGATCCCGCCATGCTGCGGCAGGTGCGCCACGGGATGCACACCGTGTCCAACACCTTCGGGATGACCGGCTACAGCAGCCGCATCGTCGATCCGGCGCTGACGATGGCGGGCAAATCCGGCACCTCTCAGGTGCGTAACATCTCCACCGCCGAACGGGCCAGCGGCGTGATCGGCAACGATCAGCTTCCATGGAACCGGCGCGACCACGCGCTCTATATCGGGTTCGCGCCCTACGATGCGCCGAAGGTCGCGGTGGCCTGCGTGGTGGAACATGGCGGCGGCGGTTCGGCCGTGGCCGCCCCCATCGTGCGGGACATCCTGCTGCGCATCCTGACGGGGGGCATGCCGCCGCTCTCGGCCTATCCGGCCGATCAGCGGGGCCGCATCGGCACCGCCCTGTCGGAAATGCGCCTGCGCGATTTCGGCACGCTGGCCAGCGCCGGCGGCACGCGGGGCCGGGCATGA
- a CDS encoding rod shape-determining protein MreD yields MRRVRTRRWVWRLAYVLIALIVTLAMMLPLGAQAGDWPGPDLLLCITLAWTVRRPNMMVAPLIAAVLLAEDVLLMRPPGLWTAIVLLGSEVLRSRVALARELNFLTEWLAVSALMVGMELAYRFVFAMVFLPQVALGYAMLKVTASILCYPVVVLVSTWMLGLHKPATGEIDAYGRRM; encoded by the coding sequence ATGCGCCGGGTGCGGACCCGTCGCTGGGTCTGGCGTCTGGCCTATGTGCTGATCGCGCTGATCGTGACGCTGGCGATGATGCTGCCCCTTGGGGCGCAGGCGGGGGACTGGCCGGGTCCGGACCTTTTGCTGTGCATCACGCTGGCATGGACGGTGCGGCGGCCCAACATGATGGTGGCCCCGCTGATCGCCGCCGTCCTCTTGGCCGAGGATGTGCTGCTGATGCGCCCGCCCGGCCTCTGGACCGCGATCGTCCTTCTGGGGAGCGAAGTCCTGCGCTCGCGCGTGGCCCTTGCCCGCGAATTGAACTTCCTGACCGAATGGCTGGCGGTGTCGGCGCTGATGGTCGGGATGGAGCTCGCTTACCGATTCGTGTTCGCGATGGTCTTTCTTCCGCAGGTCGCCTTGGGCTATGCCATGCTGAAGGTGACGGCATCGATCCTGTGCTATCCTGTGGTCGTGCTGGTTTCCACCTGGATGCTGGGGCTGCACAAACCGGCCACCGGCGAAATCGACGCATACGGGAGACGGATGTGA
- the mreC gene encoding rod shape-determining protein MreC: MARDRNGSDDFTRPLRRILVGGLVALLLAIFLIWRIDSVRVEQLRAAIVDRFVPSFEWAMVPVTKVAGMLDDARSYARIYEQNQELRRELQQMRAWKEAALQLEQQNAKLLDLNQVRLDPQLTHVTGVVLADSGSPFRQSVLLNVGHRDGIRDGWATMDGVGLVGRIAGVGEQTARVILLTDSNSRIPVVVQPSGQKALLSGDNSPSPVLEFLEKPDLVRPGDRVVTSGDGAVFPSDLLVGEVAQSPDRRLRVRLAADYGRLEFLRVLRSRERPVPTDPGDLITPPLPASPEIPPLASQAGP, translated from the coding sequence GTGGCACGCGATCGCAACGGATCGGACGACTTCACCCGCCCCCTGCGCCGCATTCTCGTGGGCGGGCTGGTCGCGCTGCTGCTGGCGATCTTCCTGATCTGGCGGATCGACAGCGTGCGCGTCGAGCAGTTGCGCGCCGCCATCGTCGACCGGTTCGTGCCCAGCTTCGAATGGGCGATGGTGCCGGTGACGAAGGTGGCGGGGATGCTGGACGATGCCCGCTCCTACGCCCGCATCTACGAGCAGAATCAGGAATTGCGGCGCGAGTTGCAGCAGATGCGCGCGTGGAAAGAGGCCGCGCTGCAACTGGAGCAGCAGAACGCCAAGCTGCTGGACCTCAATCAGGTGCGGCTCGATCCGCAACTGACGCATGTGACGGGCGTGGTTCTGGCCGATTCGGGATCGCCCTTCCGCCAGTCGGTGCTGCTGAATGTCGGCCACCGCGACGGCATCCGCGATGGCTGGGCCACGATGGACGGGGTCGGCCTCGTGGGCCGCATCGCCGGGGTGGGCGAACAGACCGCCCGCGTGATCCTGCTGACCGATTCGAACAGCCGCATCCCCGTCGTCGTGCAGCCCTCGGGGCAGAAGGCGCTGCTGTCGGGCGACAATTCGCCCTCGCCGGTGCTGGAATTTCTGGAAAAGCCCGATCTCGTCCGGCCGGGCGACCGGGTCGTGACCTCGGGCGACGGGGCGGTGTTCCCGTCGGACCTTCTGGTCGGCGAGGTCGCGCAAAGCCCCGATCGCCGCCTGCGCGTGCGGCTGGCCGCCGATTACGGGCGGCTGGAATTCCTGCGCGTCCTGCGCTCGCGCGAGCGTCCGGTGCCGACCGATCCCGGCGATCTGATCACCCCGCCCTTGCCCGCCTCCCCCGAAATCCCGCCCCTCGCCTCGCAGGCGGGGCCGTGA
- a CDS encoding rod shape-determining protein encodes MALAGIFSSDMAIDLGTANTLVYVKGRGIILNEPSVVAYHVKDGKRQVLAVGEDAKLMLGRTPGSIEAIRPMRDGVIADFDTAEEMIKHFIRKVHKRTTFSKPKIIVCVPYGATPVEKRAIRQSVLSAGARRAGLIAEPIAAAIGAGLPITEPTGNMVVDIGGGTTEVAVLSLGDIVYARSIRVGGDRMDEAIVSYLRRQQNLLIGDATAERIKTSIGTARMPDDGRGASMLIRGRDLLNGVPKEVEINQAQVAEALAEPVQSICDAVMQALEATPPDLAADIVDRGVMLTGGGALLGDLDLALREQTGLSISVANEPLNCVALGTGKALEYQKQLRHVIDYDT; translated from the coding sequence ATGGCATTGGCGGGTATCTTTTCGTCGGACATGGCTATCGACCTCGGCACGGCGAACACGCTCGTCTATGTGAAGGGACGGGGCATCATCCTGAACGAACCTTCGGTGGTCGCCTATCACGTCAAGGACGGCAAACGGCAGGTTCTGGCGGTGGGTGAGGATGCCAAGCTGATGCTGGGCCGCACCCCCGGATCCATCGAGGCGATCCGCCCGATGCGCGACGGCGTCATCGCCGATTTCGACACCGCGGAGGAAATGATCAAGCATTTCATCCGCAAGGTGCACAAGCGGACCACCTTCTCCAAGCCCAAGATCATCGTCTGCGTGCCCTATGGCGCCACCCCGGTGGAAAAGCGGGCGATCCGCCAGTCGGTTCTGTCGGCCGGGGCGCGGCGCGCGGGCCTGATCGCGGAACCGATCGCGGCCGCCATCGGGGCCGGCCTGCCCATCACCGAACCCACCGGCAACATGGTCGTGGATATCGGCGGCGGCACGACCGAGGTGGCGGTCCTCTCGCTGGGCGATATCGTCTATGCCCGCTCCATCCGGGTGGGCGGCGACCGCATGGACGAGGCGATCGTGTCCTACCTGCGCCGCCAGCAGAACCTGCTGATCGGCGATGCGACGGCCGAACGGATCAAGACCTCCATCGGCACGGCGCGGATGCCCGATGACGGGCGCGGCGCCTCCATGCTGATCCGCGGGCGCGACCTGTTGAACGGCGTGCCCAAGGAGGTGGAGATCAATCAGGCCCAAGTCGCCGAGGCCTTGGCCGAGCCGGTGCAGTCCATCTGCGATGCCGTGATGCAGGCGCTGGAGGCCACGCCCCCCGATCTGGCGGCCGACATCGTCGATCGCGGCGTGATGCTGACGGGCGGCGGCGCGCTGCTGGGCGATCTGGATCTGGCCTTGCGCGAGCAGACGGGCCTCTCCATCTCGGTGGCGAACGAGCCTCTGAACTGCGTGGCGCTCGGGACCGGCAAGGCGCTGGAATACCAGAAGCAGCTGCGTCACGTCATCGACTACGACACCTGA